A region of Mesorhizobium sp. M3A.F.Ca.ET.080.04.2.1 DNA encodes the following proteins:
- a CDS encoding DeoD-type purine-nucleoside phosphorylase, with protein sequence MTPHNDAERGDFAETVLLPGDPERAQWMAETFLERPRCVNRRRGALGFTGRFRGKAVSIQSTGIGGSSFLIYAHELLDYHGVKTLIRTGTCGALAEAVALRGVVISGAVRAEGPISGDVFGLYEPAGPDPALHALAVRRAADLGITCSAGLTVCSDIFYHPQGRDRFDEARTLGALAVDMETSALYRISAQFGARALSLLTVVDHVVTGEQTEYSERQALFTDMTRLALEVAAES encoded by the coding sequence GTGACGCCGCACAACGACGCGGAGAGGGGGGATTTCGCCGAGACGGTGCTTCTGCCCGGCGATCCCGAGCGCGCGCAGTGGATGGCCGAAACCTTCCTGGAAAGGCCGCGCTGCGTCAATCGCCGCCGCGGCGCTCTCGGTTTCACCGGCCGGTTCCGCGGCAAGGCGGTCAGCATCCAGTCGACCGGGATCGGCGGTTCGTCCTTCCTGATCTACGCCCACGAGCTGCTGGACTATCACGGCGTGAAGACGCTGATCCGCACCGGCACGTGCGGTGCCCTTGCCGAAGCCGTGGCGCTGCGGGGCGTCGTCATTTCGGGCGCCGTCCGCGCCGAAGGCCCGATCAGCGGAGACGTGTTCGGGCTTTACGAGCCGGCGGGGCCGGATCCGGCGCTGCATGCGCTGGCGGTACGGCGCGCTGCCGATCTCGGCATCACCTGCAGCGCGGGGCTGACGGTGTGCAGCGACATATTCTATCACCCGCAAGGCCGCGACCGATTTGACGAAGCACGCACTCTGGGCGCGCTGGCGGTCGATATGGAAACCAGCGCGCTCTACCGTATCTCGGCACAGTTTGGCGCGCGCGCCCTGTCGCTGCTGACGGTGGTCGACCATGTCGTCACCGGCGAGCAGACCGAGTATTCCGAACGCCAGGCACTGTTCACCGACATGACGCGGCTGGCACTCGAAGTGGCGGCGGAAAGCTAG